The following are from one region of the Aspergillus chevalieri M1 DNA, chromosome 1, nearly complete sequence genome:
- the MSY1 gene encoding tyrosine--tRNA ligase MSY1 (BUSCO:EOG09262JRP;~COG:J;~EggNog:ENOG410PH73;~InterPro:IPR036986,IPR024088,IPR001412,IPR032005, IPR014729,IPR002305,IPR002307;~PFAM:PF16714,PF00579;~TransMembrane:1 (i143-163o);~go_function: GO:0000166 - nucleotide binding [Evidence IEA];~go_function: GO:0003723 - RNA binding [Evidence IEA];~go_function: GO:0004812 - aminoacyl-tRNA ligase activity [Evidence IEA];~go_function: GO:0004831 - tyrosine-tRNA ligase activity [Evidence IEA];~go_function: GO:0005524 - ATP binding [Evidence IEA];~go_process: GO:0006418 - tRNA aminoacylation for protein translation [Evidence IEA];~go_process: GO:0006437 - tyrosyl-tRNA aminoacylation [Evidence IEA]) translates to MKPQISSLPSAARLSARPLNLPLSYRGVCHYAQIASVRARPSLSQSNRLVWLADGRQVQRRWITLAYIQRMKDAEKQWKEWAQEIKAGKRLSFVQHLEQRELLHDVVGERDLLHKVFTEKRVGLYAGVDPTAPSLHIGHMLPFMVLAWAYVWGLPAVFLLGGATSRVGDPTGRLQGREKVHSSIRKANMAAMHMQLKKLGASIERYGERHGYQRQRIWRRSLVNNNVWWNKTSFIELLRDLGAFMRLGPMLGRDTVKTRLAKGDGMSFAEFSYPLMQAWDWWVLFRKGVQVQVGGTDQYGNILFGMDAVKSISRNTADEQDRNALEKDIDRPIGLTTPLLTASSGEKLGKSAGNAVWLDKDMTSTFELYQFFIRISDDVVERYLKMFTFLPLPEIAKIMEKQNADPSKRVAQHALAFEFVELIHGRQEAEAVAMQHRQLFRPRKSTSEPTPLAQAGRQPPAGHLRSPTASFVNPQSGNPYAPQTNFSNMPSVNVTLPRSLVYDQPFNRVLWHAGLVSSKSEGHRIIKNAGAYVGSRPGESGPMSDELSFTPIKPWTADKTAEFIQGDSLLILKLGKWKVKLVNIISDEEFKERGLTAPGWGSQQDEN, encoded by the exons ATGAAACCACAAATATCATCTCTGCCTTCTGCGGCACGGCTTTCTGCTCGGCCCCTCAACCTTCCTCTATCCTACCGCGGAGTTTGCCATTATGCGCAGATAGCGTCGGTACGGGCAAGGCCCTCATTATCTCAATCCAATCGCCTAGTCTGGTTGGCGGATGGACGCCAGGTGCAGAGAAGATGGATTACACTAGCCTACATCCAGCGAATGAAAGATGCGGAGAAGCAATGGAAAGAATGGGCGCAGGAGATCAAGGCCGGGAAGAGACTCAGTTTTGTGCAGCATCTGGAGCAAAGAGAATTACTGCATGATGTTGTTGG AGAACGCGACCTTTTACACAAAGTCTTCACCGAGAAGCGAGTCGGCCTGTACGCCGGTGTCGATCCAACCGCTCCTTCGTTGCATATTGGACACATGTTGCCGTTCATGGTTTTAGCGTGGGCCTACGTTTGGGGCCTACCCGCGGTGTTCTTG CTTGGCGGTGCCACGTCTCGAGTCGGTGATCCAACAGGAAGATTGCAAGGAAGGGAAAAAGTACACTCCTCCATTCGCAAGGCAAACATGGCAGCCATGCACATGCAACTGAAGAAGTTGGGTGCGAGTATCGAGAGATACGGGGAAAGGCATGGGTACCAGAGACAACGGATCTGGAGGCGATCACTGGTGAACAATAACGTGTGGTGGAACAAAACATCGTTCATTGAGTTGCTCCGGGACTTGGGCGCTTTCATGCGACTTGGCCCTATGTTGGGCAGAGACAC AGTCAAAACCCGACTGGCGAAAGGCGACGGTATGTCTTTCGCTGAATTCTCATACCCCCTCATGCAAGCATGGGATTGGTGGGTTTTGTTTAGGAAGGGTGTCCAAGTTCAGGTGGGAGGCACTGATCAATACGGTAATATCCTCTTTGGTATGGATGCGGTCAAGTCCATCAGCAGAAACACTGCGGACGAGCAGGACCGGAACGCTCTTGAAAAGGATATCGACAGGCCAATCGGTCTGACCACGCCATTACTGACCGCTTCGTCCGGCGAGAAACTTGGAAAGTCCGCTGGCAATGCAGTTTGGCTTGATAAGGACATGACATCCACCTTCGAACTATACCAG TTCTTCATTCGAATTTCCGATGACGTCGTCGAACGCTACTTGAAAATGTTCACGTTCCTACCTTTACCAGAGATCGCCAAGATCATGGAGAAACAGAACGCTGATCCGTCGAAGCGTGTTGCACAACATGCTCTGGCTTTCGAGTTTGTGGAGCTCATCCACGGAAGACAAGAGGCAGAAGCCGTAGCCATGCAACATCGTCAGTTATTCCGCCCACGGAAGTCAACATCCGAGCCGACTCCTCTGGCTCAAGCGGGGAGACAACCACCAGCCGGTCATCTGAGATCCCCCACAGCGAGTTTCGTCAACCCCCAGTCTGGGAACCCGTACGCTCCGCAAACCAATTTCTCGAACATGCCATCCGTAAATGTCACTCTTCCGCGGTCCCTAGTTTACGACCAACCTTTCAACCGGGTCCTGTGGCATGCGGGATTGGTGTCGTCCAAGAGTGAAGGCCACCGTATTATCAAGAATGCAGGAGCATACGTAGGATCCCGCCCAGGCGAGAGCGGGCCCATGTCGGATGAATTGTCATTCACGCCCATCAAACCGTGGACAGCCGACAAGACAGC
- a CDS encoding uncharacterized protein (COG:Q;~EggNog:ENOG410PH0S;~InterPro:IPR017871,IPR027417,IPR003593,IPR011527, IPR003439,IPR036640;~PFAM:PF00005;~TransMembrane:11 (o12-33i98-120o126-145i200-228o234-257i648-671o708-732i783-804o810-831i897-917o923-943i);~go_component: GO:0016021 - integral component of membrane [Evidence IEA];~go_function: GO:0005524 - ATP binding [Evidence IEA];~go_function: GO:0016887 - ATPase activity [Evidence IEA];~go_function: GO:0042626 - ATPase-coupled transmembrane transporter activity [Evidence IEA];~go_process: GO:0055085 - transmembrane transport [Evidence IEA]) — MLLSSSVDSWLYWTVYSKLGVPVYEELAALVFAKSMRKKDVKDTKTTHKPDESAMDPSTAALLDTEEEDEQAQEGLQSIINYAAVDAKRVADFACYSYLIPHAIIRLTIACGFLLGLLGWRSLSTGLLVAAVIIPVNSYLATRYAKSQDDLMKLRDLKLAVVSEVLQGIRQIKFSAIEGEWERKIAERRHAELQSLWTSFLYSTGLISTWILGPLMLSAASLTVYALLYGELTASVAFTAMSIFGSLELSMASLPGLMSKALEAKISSDRIDKYMDSPEKPMNTTPANYIAFEAASVAWPADEDHSDWDTGKGFVLRNLNLTFPPKGLSVISGKTGSGKSLLLASILGECDILQGKVKVPVSPQLNVRCDRRISSAEWIIDNAIAYVAQIPWIENGTIRDNILFGLPYHPTRYRKVLYACALDKDLDMFPDKEMTDIGANGVNLSGGQRWRVSFARALYSRAGILIMDDIFSALDAHTGRHVYNHALTGEIGRRRTRILVTHHATLCLPHTDYSVFLENGHVKHAGTVEELRRNNSLSDLLLLEESARPDDQRHIEGRRESEIEPMAVPNKVRCSSTRNRTSTTARRSSVASRRSSIASRQSRRSSVWSRNTNIGETDTRQFVQDETNGTGSVSISVYAAYCNKGGSAYFWGTIFGAYILYACLIVGRSWWVKLWTSSSNNQENQSHHPSSIDAIMDRLASVKADADLFLYLGVYVGISVTACVLGTVRYYTLMKAGIEASKNLFNDLTYAVLRAPLRWLDTIPLGRILNRFTSDIYAVDVRLGYDIGLFVHNVLEITGILLAGMAVSPFVIIFAAVILAICLKLSLMYLAGAREVKRLESTARSPIFEQFGSSLAGLITLRAFNKTDTYIGIMYEKISVHARTAWYLWLFNMWLDYRMSVVGAIFSTMTAALVVYFPSIPAALAGFALSFALQYNSAIVMVLRQYANVELDMNATERVLEYSDIEIEDQTGMEAPASWPTEGKVEVEDLVVGYAPDLPPVLNGLSFTMERNQRVGVVGRSGAGKSSLTLALFRFLEARWGRVSIDGLDISKLKLHDLRSRLAIIPQDPVLFSGTVRSNLDPFNEHSDPELYDALERVNLISFSDSETLASESSTRPQITRTTSPESTTDTLASSHTSRTKENSLFTSLSDMISEGGFNLSQGQRQLLCLARAIVSRPKVMILDEATSAVDMETDALIQRSIRSEFGRNASTLLVIAHRLSTVADFDRILVMDAGREVEFGCPRELMGIEGGVFRGLVESSGEKNVVEEIILGKSLDY, encoded by the exons ATGCTGCTATCGTCAAGCGTCGACTCGTGGCTCTACTGGACTGTTTACTCAAAACTGGGGGTTCCCGTTTATGAGGAACTGGCAGCGCTAGTGTTCGCCAAGTCGATGCGTAAAAAGGATGTGAAGGATACGAAAACGACGCATAAGCCCGATGAATCCGCAATGGATCCTTCCACAGCCGCTCTCCTTGATacagaagaagaggacgaaCAAGCCCAGGAGGGCCTTCAGAGCATCATCAATTATGCAGCAGTTGATGCGAAACGAGTCGCTGATTTTGCGTGCTACAGCTATCTGATCCCTCATGCGATAATTAGGCTGACGATTGCTTGCGGTTTCCTGCTGGGTCTTCTCGGATGGAGGAGCTTGTCGACAGGACTCCTTGTAGCAGCTGTGATAATACCCGTCAACAGCTACCTTGCCACAAGATATGCGAAGTCTCAGGACGATCTCATGAAACTACGAGACCTAAAACTAGCAGTAGTCTCTGAAGTTCTCCAGGGTATTCGGCAGATAAAGTTCTCAGCGATCGAAGGAGAATGGGAAAGGAAGATCGCTGAAAGGCGCCATGCAGAACTGCAGTCTCTTTGGACTTCTTTCCTATACAGCACGGGTCTTATATCGACTTGGATTCTTGGCCCTTTGATGCTATCAGCCGCCTCCCTCACTGTGTATGCATTGCTCTACGGTGAGCTTACTGCGTCTGTGGCTTTCACTGCCATGTCAATATTTGGATCCTTAGAACTCTCAATGGCCAGCTTGCCGGGTCTGATGTCGAAAGCCTTGGAAGCGAAGATTAGTTCGGATCGCATTGACAAGTATATGGATAGTCCCGAAAAACCAATGAACACGACCCCAGCTAATTACATAGCATTCGAGGCGGCATCGGTCGCATGGCCCGCTGATGAAGATCACAGTGATTGGGATACCGGCAAAGGCTTTGTGCTACGCAATTTGAATTTGACATTCCCACCAAAAGGACTGAGTGTCATATCTGGAAAGACTGGATCTGGAAAGAGCCTTCTCCTCGCCTCAATCCTTGGAGAGTGTGACATCCTCCAAGGTAAAGTCAAGGTCCCTGTGTCCCCACAGCTCAATGTACGATGTGACCGTCGCATTTCGAGCGCAGAATGGATTATCGACAATGCAATCGCATACGTTGCCCAAATCCCTTGGATTGAGAATGGAACTATACGAGATAACATCCTATTCGGCTTACCATATCACCCTACACGGTATCGCAAGGTGCTCTATGCTTGTGCCTTGGACAAAGATCTTGACATGTTCCCTGACAAGGAGATGACTGACATTGGCGCAAATGGCGTGAACCTTAGTGGTGGTCAACGGTGGCGGGTGTCATTCGCCAGAGCATTGTATTCTAGGGCCGGAATCCTCATTATGGACGACATATTCAGTGCGCTGGATGCCCATACTGGCCGTCACGTCTACAACCACGCGCTAACAGGTGAGATTGGTCGAAGACGCACACGAATTCTTGTCACTCATCACGCCACTCTCTGCCTTCCGCATACAGACTACTCAGTTTTTCTTGAGAACGGACATGTCAAGCACGCGGGCACTGTCGAGGAGCTCCGACGGAACAACAGTTTATCAGACCTCCTTTTATTGGAGGAATCAGCAAGACCTGATGACCAGAGACATATCGAGGGGCGTCGTGAATCTGAAATTGAGCCTATGGCTGTTCCCAACAAAGTGCGTTGTTCGAGCACCAGGAATCGAACATCAACTACAGCCAGGCGAAGCTCTGTAGCTAGCAGACGAAGTTCAATCGCAAGTCGACAGAGCAGACGGAGTTCCGTCTGGAGCAGAAACACGAACATTGGCGAGACAGATACACGACAATTTGTGCAGGACGAAACAAATGGTACTGGGTCCGTTTCTATTTCTGTTTATGCTGCCTATTGTAATAAGGGAGGCAGTGCGTACTTTTGGGGCACTATCTTTGGCGCATACATTTTATATGCTTGCCTCATCGTTGGACGG TCATGGTGGGTGAAACTATGGACCAGTTCATCCAACAATCAAGAAAATCAAAGTCACCATCCTTCGAGCATAGATGCTATCATGGACCGTCTAGCATCTGTAAAGGCAGATGCGGATCTATTCCTATACCTTGGTGTATACGTTGGTATCTCCGTTACGGCTTGTGTATTGGGGACAGTTAGATATTACACCCTTATGAAAGCAGGAATCGAAGCGTCGAAGAATCTATTCAACGACTTGACCTACGCTGTGCTACGTGCGCCTCTCCGGTGGCTTGATACGATTCCCCTAGGCCGCATTCTGAACCGATTTACATCCGATATTTATGCAGTTGATGTGAGACTCGGTTATGACATCGGCTTGTTCGTTCATAACGTCTTGGAGATTACGGGCATTTTATTAGCAGGCATGGCTGTTTCTCCGTTTGTGATCATTTTCGCGGCTGTGATTCTGGCAATTTGTCTGAAGCTTTCTTTAATGTACCTGGCCGGGGCGCGCGAGGTCAAGCGACTGGAAAGCACCGCTAGAAGCCCGATTTTCGAACAGTTTGGCTCCAGCCTTGCAGGTCTCATCACCCTTCGCGCTTTCAATAAAACTGATACCTACATTGGGATTATGTACGAAAAGATCAGTGTACATGCGCGGACAGCGTGGTATCTCTGGCTGTTTAATATGTGGCTAGATTATCGCATGAGTGTCGTGGGAGCCATTTTCTCAACGATGACCGCGGCCTTGGTGGTTTACTTCCCTAGCATTCCGGCTGCACTTGCTGGATTTGCTTTGAGCTTTGCATTGCAGTACAACAGTGCTATTGTGATGGTTCTACGACAGTATGCTAATGTCGAGTTGGACATGAACGCGACGGAACGGGTGCTCGAGTACTCGGATATTGAAATTGAAGACCAGACGGGGATGGAAGCACCTGCTTCTTGGCCGACAGAGGGCAAGGTCGAAGTCGAAGACCTAGTTGTTGGCTATGCACCGGATCTTCCTCCCGTCCTTAATGGCTTGTCATTCACAATGGAGAGGAACCAACGAGTAGGCGTCGTTGGTCGTTCTGGGGCTGGTAAATCTTCCCTGACATTGGCACTGTTCCGTTTCTTGGAGGCTCGATGGGGTCGCGTTTCCATTGATGGTTTGGACATTTCCAAGCTCAAACTTCATGATCTTCGAAGCCGCCTGGCTATCATTCCCCAGGATCCTGTCCTCTTCTCTGGCACAGTGAGATCCAACCTTGACCCGTTCAACGAACACAGTGATCCCGAACTCTACGATGCATTGGAGCGGGTCAACCTCATCTCATTCAGCGACTCAGAAACCCTAGCCTCCGAATCAAGCACCCGGCCACAAATCACAAGGACCACGAGCCCAGAAAGCACAACGGATACACTAGCTTCCTCCCACACGAGCCgtacaaaagaaaacagtTTGTTCACATCCTTATCCGACATGATATCCGAAGGAGGCTTCAACCTGTCCCAAGGCCAGCGGCAACTCCTCTGCCTCGCCCGCGCCATCGTATCCCGTCCCAAAGTAATGATCTTAGACGAAGCGACTTCCGCAGTCGATATGGAAACCGATGCTCTGATCCAACGGTCTATTCGTTCTGAATTTGGTCGGAATGCGTCGACTTTGCTTGTTATTGCGCATCGATTGAGTACGGTTGCGGACTTCGATAGGATTCTGGTTATGGATGCGGGGAGGGAGGTCGAGTTCGGGTGTCCTAGGGAGTTGATGGGAATTGAGGGTGGTGTGTTTCGGGGTTTGGTTGAGAGTAGTGGGGAGAAGAATGTCGTTGAGGAAATCATCTTAGGGAAATCGCTTGATTATTGA
- a CDS encoding KamA family radical SAM protein (COG:E;~EggNog:ENOG410PHRE;~InterPro:IPR007197,IPR003739,IPR013785;~go_function: GO:0003824 - catalytic activity [Evidence IEA];~go_function: GO:0051536 - iron-sulfur cluster binding [Evidence IEA]): MALYTRWTQSGLRHIHHQHYNPRRWLATSSPQVVTFDPLSQTPFTSTPQAKYWRNIPFWKDVSENEFINYKWQIKHSLQNATSLLTFLASVLPSSIPSPSTNGNATREEFIADVAAGMKRAPMATRLTPHILSLVNWEQAYSDPIRRQFIPLASSFQPDHPRLQLDSLHESLDSPVKGLVHRYPDKVLFLASSVCPVYCRFCTRSYSVGAKTETVSKKRFLPLRKYWEPMFKYIARTPTVTDVVVSGGDSYFLEPAQLREVGEELLRIDNVRRIRFASKGLSVCPSRILDSTDDWTRTLIEISNLGRKKGKSVALHTHFNHSQEISWVTEQAAQRLFENAVTVRNQTVLLNGVNNDVATMKELIRRLADINIQPYYVYQGDMVQGVEDLRTPLRDILHIESHVRGTIAGFMTPSFVVDLPGGGGKRLAQTFQSYDQKTGVSRFVAPGVKGDTVHEYYDPLWSFP; this comes from the exons CCTCAAGTAGTTACCTTCGACCCTCTCTCCCAGACACCATTTACCAGCACTCCCCAGGCTAAATACTGGAGAAATATCCCATTCTGGAAAGACGTCTCAGAGAACGAATTCATCAACTACAAGTGGCAG ATAAAACATTCCCTCCAAAACGCAACCTCCCTCCTCACCTTCCTCGCCTCAGTTCTCCCATCCAGTATCCCCTCGCCTTCAACTAACGGAAATGCAACCCGCGAGGAATTCATCGCGGATGTTGCCGCGGGCATGAAACGAGCCCCTATGGCAACCAGGCTCACGCCACATATCCTCTCTCTGGTCAACTGGGAACAGGCTTATTCAGACCCTATCAGGCGGCAGTTCATTCCCCTAGCTTCGTCGTTTCAACCAGACCACCCGCGGTTGCAGCTAGATTCGCTACATGAGAGTCTGGATTCACCTGTGAAAGGATTAGTACATCGGTATCCAGACAAAGTGTTGTTCTTGG CCTCTTCCGTGTGTCCTGTGTACTGCCGCTTCTGCACACGCTCGTACTCTGTCGGCGCAAAGACCGAAACCGTCTCAAAGAAGCGCTTCCTACCGCTGCGCAAATACTGGGAGCCCATGTTTAAGTACATCGCGCGCACCCCTACCGTCACAGACGTCGTGGTCTCCGGTGGCGACTCGTATTTCCTGGAACCAGCACAACTGCGCGAGGTAGGCGAAGAACTTCTGAGAATCGACAACGTGCGTCGGATCCGCTTCGCGAGTAAAGGACTATCTGTTTGTCCGTCACGGATCTTGGATTCCACCGATGATTGGACGCGGACATTGATTGAAATCAGTAACCTGGGGagaaagaagggaaagagcGTGGCGTTGCATACGCATTTTAACCATTCACAGGAGATCTCGTGGGTTACGGAGCAGGCGGCGCAGAGGCTGTTCGAGAATGCGGTTACGGTGCGCAATCAGACGGTTTTGTTGAATGGGGTAAATAATGATGTTGCTACGATGAAGGAGCTGATTCGGCGTTTGGCTGATATAAATATCCAGCCG TACTACGTATACCAAGGAGACATGGTCCAAGGAGTGGAAGACCTACGGACACCACTACGTGACATTCTTCACATAGAATCGCATGTTCGCGGCACAATTGCTGGTTTCATGACACCTTCATTTGTGGTCGATCTTCCGGGGGGTGGAGGAAAGCGTCTGGCGCAGACATTCCAGAGCTATGATCAGAAGACTGGGGTATCGAGATTCGTGGCGCCAGGGGTGAAGGGGGATACGGTTCATGAGTATTATGATCCGTTGTGGTCGTTTCCGTAG